The window GTTGGTTATGTTTGTGACAGGATACTTTTTCCTGTTAAGAAAGATACAGGATAATAGTGTAGATCTCCCCATTACCGATAAAAAGCTCGGCAAAAGGAAAACTATTCAAACATTATTGATCTTTCTTGCGGCTCCGATATTGCATATCATATTGAGTACTACGGTCTTGAAAGAATATGAAAGATTATCCTTTCTCTTGGCTATGTTAGGTAGTGTTATAATAGCTATGATTAGTAACCGGATAAGGATCAGAGAATTACTACCGATAATTAAAAAGAGCAAATTTGAACAGTTCTCTTTGCTCTTCCTGTTTCTCCTGCTCTTTCTCGCTATGTTGAAGGGTTATGAAAACCTTAATATACTCTTTCAGGGGTTTTCACCCCCCATATATGTAGTTGGGATAATGGCATTTTTGTTAACATTTATTAGCGGTAGAATTGAGATCGCACTATCAATAGTGTATCCCTTCATTTTTTCGGTTTATGAATTGACCTCTTTTAACTCGGTACTATTTGCTTTTGTCTATTTTTCACTCTTTACCGGTTATCTCATTTCTCCTCTGCATCCCTGTATGGCTTTTAGCGTTGAGTATTTCCAAACGAGTTATAAAAAAGTCCTCAGAATTCTTTTGCCGCTGTTATTGATACCCTTTCTAACCGTCAGTATCATCTTCTGGCTCTCTAATGTGTTAAATAACTTGCCGTAAAGATCGGCAAAAATATTCTGGAACAAAAATTATGGAGGTACAGAGTTATGTTGGAAAACAGAGTTTATAATTTTAGTGCCGGTCCGGCTGTATTACCTGAAGAGGTTCTCTTAGAGGTTAAAGAAGATCTTCTCAATTACAAAGGTAAAGGGATGTCGGTGATGGAAATGAGTCACCGCTCCAAAGATTATCAGGCAATTTTCGATGAAACTGTTGCCGAAGTCAAAAGAGTTTTAGGTATTGGAGATGATTTTAAGGTCCTCTTCTTAGGTGGAGGAGCCACTACTCAATTCTTAATGACAGCCATGAATTTCTGCCCGGATGATAAGGAAGCCAATTATATTCTCACCGGTAGCTGGGCTATGAATGCCTACAAAGAAGCAAAGAAAATAGGGAAAAAAGCACATGCAGCTGCATCTTCGGAAGATAAAAACTTTTCCTATATTCCCAAAGATCTCAATCTGTCAGAAAATCCAGCATTTTTGCATATTACGACCAATAACACTATTTTCGGGACACAGTTTAAAAAATGCCCCGATCTTCCTGCAAATGTTCCGCTTTTTGCTGATATGTCTTCGGATATAATGAGTAAACCGTTCGATGTTAATAAGTATGGCTTGATCTATGCCGGTGCTCAAAAGAACATTGGTCCTGCCGGTGTAACTCTGGTACTGATCAGAAATGATCTGGTGGAAAAGATCCAACCCAATCTTCCTACTATGCTCAGCTATAAAACTCATATCGATAAAGATTCGATGCATAATACACCTCCGACCTTCCCGATCTATATTGTCGGTTTAGTAATGAAATGGATCGAGAATAAAGGTGGACTGACTGCTATTGAAAAGATCAACGAAGAAAAGGCGTCATACATCTATGACACTATTGACAATTCTAACGGCTATTACAAAGGTACAGTAGAAAAAGATTCCCGTTCTCTGATGAATGTTACTTTTAGATTACCAAGCGAAGAGTTAGAAGCTAAGTTCATTTCAGAAGCAGCTGCTAATAAGATGAGTGGACTTAAAGGTCATAGAAGTGTTGGGGGTTGTAGAGCTTCGATCTATAATGCTCTGCCAATGGAAGCAACTATCAAACTGGCTGAATTTATGAAAGAATTCCAGAGTAATAACTCTGTGTGATAAATAGTATGCTAAGGGGGTGTTTTTTTCACCCCCTTTTTTTGTATTTTGGAACATAAATTGCTTTTTATTTTGACTATAATAATGTAAAGAAAAAACAGAGGTAGGATCAATGAATTACGTTAATCAGTTTAGTTTTAGATTTAATGTCGTGTTGTTAATATTGGTTATGATAGTAATGTCTATCAGCTTCACACATGCACTTTCAACATCCTTTCAGGTAGTATCAACCGGTGATAACTATACTGAACTGGAATTTAATCTACAAGATTACGAGTATATCCTCAATAAAGTCGACGGTGTAGAATATCAGCGTATCTATCATCCGGAAGCAGGATATATATTTGAAGAGGGTTTACCAGAAATCCCCTTCTTTACAGTTATGCTTGCTATACCGGAAAGAGGTATTGCATCTATAGAAGAACTGAAAGTTACAGCAACTGAGATAAGGGAGAATATCCTCTTTTTCCCG of the Candidatus Cloacimonadota bacterium genome contains:
- the serC gene encoding phosphoserine transaminase; the encoded protein is MENRVYNFSAGPAVLPEEVLLEVKEDLLNYKGKGMSVMEMSHRSKDYQAIFDETVAEVKRVLGIGDDFKVLFLGGGATTQFLMTAMNFCPDDKEANYILTGSWAMNAYKEAKKIGKKAHAAASSEDKNFSYIPKDLNLSENPAFLHITTNNTIFGTQFKKCPDLPANVPLFADMSSDIMSKPFDVNKYGLIYAGAQKNIGPAGVTLVLIRNDLVEKIQPNLPTMLSYKTHIDKDSMHNTPPTFPIYIVGLVMKWIENKGGLTAIEKINEEKASYIYDTIDNSNGYYKGTVEKDSRSLMNVTFRLPSEELEAKFISEAAANKMSGLKGHRSVGGCRASIYNALPMEATIKLAEFMKEFQSNNSV
- a CDS encoding DUF401 family protein: MTQLTISIVLAFALMMILSRWRLWMGVLAAGIVFGLINYDIYVFLQLTIETFSTPANWFLVIGVGLIPVLGAIMRESVHLAEILNRLKKKKRLYLMMTPLLFGLLPIPGGALLSGPLLKDFDKNISNEHTTVINLWFRHLLIIVYPLSPSLIIAAQLAGLTIVQAVLAMIPVMLVMFVTGYFFLLRKIQDNSVDLPITDKKLGKRKTIQTLLIFLAAPILHIILSTTVLKEYERLSFLLAMLGSVIIAMISNRIRIRELLPIIKKSKFEQFSLLFLFLLLFLAMLKGYENLNILFQGFSPPIYVVGIMAFLLTFISGRIEIALSIVYPFIFSVYELTSFNSVLFAFVYFSLFTGYLISPLHPCMAFSVEYFQTSYKKVLRILLPLLLIPFLTVSIIFWLSNVLNNLP